CGCCGGGCAGGTGGTGCTGTTCCAGATTCGGGGCCGGGTAAGGAATGTCGAACCCGGCGACGCGCCGCACCGGCGCTTCCAGGTAGTGGAAACAATGCTCCGACAGCTGAGCGGCCACCTCCGCGCCATAGCCGCAGAACCGGCTTGCCTCGTGCACGACGATCGCGCGTCCGGTACGGCGCACCGATGCGGCGACGGTTTCCAGGTCAAAGGGCGCGAGGCTGCGCAGGTCGATCACCTCGGCCTGATAACCCTCTTCCGCGGCGGCTTCGGCCGCTTCCAGCGTGGTGCCGAGCGCACCGCCGTACGAAATGAGGGTGACGTCGTCGCCGGTGCGCCGGACCACCGCTTTGTCCAAGCCGGGCGACCGGTGTCGCGGGTCGACAGCGCCCTTTTCCCAGTAACGGCGCTTGGGCTCCAGGAAGATGACCGGGTCCGGGCTGGCGATCGCGTCGCGCAGCAAGGAGTAGCCGTCCTCCGGGGTCGCCGGGGTGACGACCCGCAGGCCGGCGGTGTGCGTGTAGTAGACCTCGGAAGAATCGCAGTGGTGCTCGACGCCGCCGATCCCGCCGCCGTAAGGCACCCGGATGACGATCGGCAGCTCGACCCGGCCCTTGGTGCGGTTGCGGAGTTTGGCGAGGTGGCTGGTGATCTGTTCGAACGCCGGATAGGCGAACGCGTCGAACTGCATTTCGATCACCGGGCGCAGCCCGTTCATCGCCATCCCGATCGCCGTGCCGACGATGCCCGACTCGGCCAGCGGCGAATCGAAGACCCGGGCCTCACCGAAGCGTTCCGCCAGCCCGTCGGTCACCCGGAAGACCCCGCCGAGCGTGCCGACATCCTCGCCGAAGACAAGGACTCGCTCGTCCTCGGCCAGAGCGTCGGCGAGGGCGCGGTTGAGCGCTCCGGCGAGCGAGAGCGTGGTGTCCAGCGTCGCGGTCATGCGTGGTCCTCGGAATTCTGGGCGTTCTCAGCAGCCAGTTCGGCGGCCTGCTGACGCAGCGCGGCAGTCGGCTCGGCGTAGACGTGCCGGAAGAGATCCGCCGGATCAAGCTCGGTGTCGACATTCATCCGCGTACGCAACGCAGCTGCCTCTTCTTCGGCGCGCGCGTCGATCTCCTCCTGCACCTTGTCGTCAAGGAGGCCACGGTCGGTGAGGTACTGCTTAAGGCGGCTGATCGGATCGCGCGTGAGCCACTGCTCCACTTCGACGCGTTCGCGGTAGCGCGTGGCGTCGTCAGCGTTGGTGTGCGACTCGATGCGGTACGTGAGAGCTTCGATGAGCGTCGGTCCTTCGCCAGCCGCGGCGCGCGCGACGGCCTGCTCGACGACAGCGTGTACAGCGGCCGCGTCATTGCCGTCAACGAGCACAGAGGGCATCCCGTAGCCGACGCCCTTGTGCGCAAGGGAAGGCGCGGCTGTCTGCTTTTCTAGCGGGACACTGATCGCGTAGCCGTTGTTCTGAACCAGGAAGACCACTGGTGCCTTCCACACTGCGGCGAAGTTCAGCGCTTCGTGCGTGTCGCCCTCGCTGGTGGCACCGTCGCCGAGAAGGACCAGCGAGACAGTGTCTTCGCCCTTCACGCGCGCAGCGTGCGCGAAGCCGACTGCGTGCAGCGTGTTGGTGGCGAGCGGGGTGCACTGCGGCGCCACGTTGGTGCGGTACGGGTCGTAGCCGCAGTGCCAGTCGCCGCGCAGGAGCGTGAGCACCTCGACCGGGTCCACGCCGCGCGCGACGATGGCCACTGAGTCGCGGTACGTGGGGAACAGCCAGTCCTGCGGCCGCAGTGCGAGGATCGAGCCGATCTCGGCGGCTTCCTGTCCGCGCGCCGACGGGTACACCGCGAGCCGGCCCTGCTTGGTGAGCGCGGTGGCCTGAGTGTCGAAGCGGCGGCCGGACACCATGCCGCGGTAGAGGCGCAGCAGCACGTCGTCGGCGGGCATTTCCAGCGCCGGGTCCGGCATCGGCGTGCCGTCCGCGGTCACGAGGCCCAGCGGCTCGTCGCTGGGCAGGAAGTAGGACGCGGCAGTGCGTTCCGTAGTGGTCACCGACAGCTCCCATCGACAAGACGAGTAGACCCAGATATTCGCGGTCTGACGATCAGGGGTCCAGCCTTATGCGGGAAGTGTGGAATGATGGCTGAGTCAGGCAGTGCTCAATGGACGATTGGCTAGCGGGGTAGCGCGGATGTCCCAGCCGGGTGGACAAATGGCAGCGGCCCTGGACGAGGTCGACCTGAAACTCATCGCCGAGCTGAAGAAAGACGGTCGCGCTTCGATGCGCGCGCTCGCCGAACGCGCGCACATCTCGCGCGCCGGCTGCTACACGCGCGTCGAGCGGCTGCACCGCGAAGGCGTGATCACCGGCTACGCGGCGGTCACGGATCCGCGCCGGCTCGGCCAGGGCCTGGCGGCGTACGTGTACCTGAAGGTCACCCAGAACTCCTGGCGCACGGTCAGCACGGAACTGAAGCAGATCCCGGAAATCGAACACGGCGGCCTGGTTTCCGGGGACAACGACCTGATCCTGTTCGTCCGGACCCGGGACGCGGACAGTCTGCGCGACTTGGTGTTCGAGCGGCTCCAGGCGATGCCGGACGTGCTCTCGACGCACACCGTGCTGGTGTTCGACGAGCTGTGATCAGCGCGGTTTGACCAGGTAGACAGCCTTCTTGAGGACACCGGTCGGCTCGACCGGCATCGGTGTGCGGCGGTAGCCGGCGCGCTCGTAGATCGCGATGTTGCGCTCGCTGGCCGCGCCGGTGAACAGCACGTACTGCTTCGCCTCCGGCGGAGCCTGCTGCTCCGCGTGCGCGAGAAGGAACCGGCCGAGACCGTGCCCGGCGAGGTCCGGCGCGACCATCAGCCTGCCGATTTCCCAGCCGTCTTCGACCGCCCTCGCGCGGACGGCGGCGACCAGCCGGGGCCCCTGGCGGACGATCCAGCTGTCCCAGCTCTTGATCGCTTCGCTGACCTCGGCGAGGGTCTCGGTCAGCGCCGGGTGCTCCAGCGTGTTGTTGAGCACCGCTTCCTGAACCCAGCAACACCGTTGCAGCACCATGAGTTCGGCGGCGTCGTCGGGGGTGGCGGGCAGCAGGGTCGCGCCGGGGAGGTCCATGCGGTCCTGTTTATCCGCGATCGCACGTCATGGCAACGGGTGAGGAGGCGTGCGCGACTGCGTTCCTGCGATTCCTTGCCGACCTCCGGTCCTGCTCGACCGCTCAACAGGTGGGAGCCGCTGGCCGCGAAGATCCAGGCGCACGCATCCTGTACAGGTCGACCCCGGATCCGAATGGCAGGCAGATGAGCACGTCCCCGCTCAGCAATCCCGCATGGGCAGCATTGACCGGCCGGCAGGCGCACTTCGCGGAGCAGAAAGGCCAGGTGCTGCGGTACCCGGTCGACGTGTCGCCGTTCCAGGCCGTGCCGGACCGGCCGGACGAGCACGTCTGGCAGGACCTCGCCGACCTGGTCGGCCCCGGTGTCTCGGCCTGGGTGGTCGGCGGCATCGCAGTGCCCGCGCCAGCGGGCTGGACGGTCGAGCACGAGGTGCCGGGCGTCCAGATGGACGGTTCGGCCGTCGACGCGGCGCCGGACGCGGAAGCCGTGCGGCTCACCGAGGCTGACGTGC
This sequence is a window from Amycolatopsis benzoatilytica AK 16/65. Protein-coding genes within it:
- a CDS encoding alpha-ketoacid dehydrogenase subunit beta, whose protein sequence is MTATLDTTLSLAGALNRALADALAEDERVLVFGEDVGTLGGVFRVTDGLAERFGEARVFDSPLAESGIVGTAIGMAMNGLRPVIEMQFDAFAYPAFEQITSHLAKLRNRTKGRVELPIVIRVPYGGGIGGVEHHCDSSEVYYTHTAGLRVVTPATPEDGYSLLRDAIASPDPVIFLEPKRRYWEKGAVDPRHRSPGLDKAVVRRTGDDVTLISYGGALGTTLEAAEAAAEEGYQAEVIDLRSLAPFDLETVAASVRRTGRAIVVHEASRFCGYGAEVAAQLSEHCFHYLEAPVRRVAGFDIPYPAPNLEQHHLPGVDRILDAIERLQWDDSAPLDGEK
- the pdhA gene encoding pyruvate dehydrogenase (acetyl-transferring) E1 component subunit alpha, with amino-acid sequence MTTTERTAASYFLPSDEPLGLVTADGTPMPDPALEMPADDVLLRLYRGMVSGRRFDTQATALTKQGRLAVYPSARGQEAAEIGSILALRPQDWLFPTYRDSVAIVARGVDPVEVLTLLRGDWHCGYDPYRTNVAPQCTPLATNTLHAVGFAHAARVKGEDTVSLVLLGDGATSEGDTHEALNFAAVWKAPVVFLVQNNGYAISVPLEKQTAAPSLAHKGVGYGMPSVLVDGNDAAAVHAVVEQAVARAAAGEGPTLIEALTYRIESHTNADDATRYRERVEVEQWLTRDPISRLKQYLTDRGLLDDKVQEEIDARAEEEAAALRTRMNVDTELDPADLFRHVYAEPTAALRQQAAELAAENAQNSEDHA
- a CDS encoding Lrp/AsnC family transcriptional regulator, with product MAAALDEVDLKLIAELKKDGRASMRALAERAHISRAGCYTRVERLHREGVITGYAAVTDPRRLGQGLAAYVYLKVTQNSWRTVSTELKQIPEIEHGGLVSGDNDLILFVRTRDADSLRDLVFERLQAMPDVLSTHTVLVFDEL
- a CDS encoding GNAT family N-acetyltransferase; this translates as MDLPGATLLPATPDDAAELMVLQRCCWVQEAVLNNTLEHPALTETLAEVSEAIKSWDSWIVRQGPRLVAAVRARAVEDGWEIGRLMVAPDLAGHGLGRFLLAHAEQQAPPEAKQYVLFTGAASERNIAIYERAGYRRTPMPVEPTGVLKKAVYLVKPR